A genomic segment from Cygnus atratus isolate AKBS03 ecotype Queensland, Australia chromosome 9, CAtr_DNAZoo_HiC_assembly, whole genome shotgun sequence encodes:
- the EPHB1 gene encoding ephrin type-B receptor 1 gives MAAGLVALLCLAAAAAAVEETLMDTRTATAELGWTANPPSGWEEVSGYDENLNTIRTYQVCNVFEPNQNNWLLTTFINRRGAHRIYTEMRFTVRDCSSLPNVPGSCKETFNLYYYETDSVIATKKSAFWTEAPYLKVDTIAADESFSQVDFGGRLMKVNTEVRSFGPLTRNGFYLAFQDYGACMSLLSVRVFFKKCPSVVQNFAIFPETMTGAESTSLVTARGTCIPNAEEVDVPIKLYCNGDGEWMVPIGRCTCKAGYEPENNVACKACPAGTFKASQGAGLCAPCPPNSRSSAEASPLCACRNGYYRADLDPPAAACTSVPSGPRNVISIVNETSIILEWNPPRETGGRDDVTYNIVCKKCRSDRRACSRCDDNVEFVPRQLGLTETRVFISSLWAHTPYTFEIQAVNGVSNKSPFPPQHVSVNITTNQAAPSTVPIMHQVSATMRSITLSWPQPEQPNGIILDYELRYYEKVSRICTPDVSNTVGSRPATDHNEYNSSMARSQTNTARIEGLRPGMVYVVQVRARTVAGYGKYSGKMCFQTLTDDDYKSELREQLPLIAGSAAAGVVFIVSLVAISIVCSRKRAYSKEAVYSDKLQHYSTGRGSPGMKIYIDPFTYEDPNEAVREFAKEIDVSFVKIEEVIGAGEFGEVYKGRLKLPGKREIYVAIKTLKAGYSEKQRRDFLSEASIMGQFDHPNIIRLEGVVTKSRPVMIITEFMENGALDSFLRQNDGQFTVIQLVGMLRGIAAGMKYLAEMNYVHRDLAARNILVNSNLVCKVSDFGLSRYLQDDTSDPTYTSSLGGKIPVRWTAPEAIAYRKFTSASDVWSYGIVMWEVMSFGERPYWDMSNQDVINAIEQDYRLPPPMDCPAALHQLMLDCWQKDRNTRPRFTEIVNTLDKMIRNPASLKTVATITAVPSQPLLDRSIPDFTAFTSVEDWLSAVKMSQYRDNFLSAGFTSLQLVAQMTSEDLLRIGVTLAGHQKKILNSVQSMRVQMSQSPTSMA, from the exons AAACCCTGATGGACACGCGGACAGCGACGGCTGAGCTGGGCTGGACTGCCAACCCACCCTCGGGG TGGGAAGAAGTGAGCGGCTACGACGAAAACCTGAACACCATCCGCACGTACCAGGTGTGCAACGTCTTCGAGCCCAACCAGAACAACTGGCTCCTCACCACCTTCATCAACCGGCGTGGTGCCCACCGCATCTACACCGAGATGCGCTTCACGGTGCGGGactgcagcagcctccccaaCGTCCCCGGCTCCTGCAAGGAGACCTTCAACCTCTACTATTACGAGACAGACTCGGTCATTGCCACCAAGAAGTCCGCCTTCTGGACGGAGGCACCCTACCTCAAAGTGGACACCATTGCTGCTGACGAGAGCTTCTCCCAGGTGGACTTTGGTGGCAGGTTGATGAAGGTGAACACAGAAGTGAGAAGTTTCGGGCCCTTGACCCGCAATGGCTTTTACCTGGCTTTCCAGGACTACGGGGCTTGCATGTCTCTGCTCTCCGTCAGGGTCTTCTTCAAGAAGTGCCCGAGCGTGGTGCAGAACTTCGCCATCTTCCCAGAGACGATGACAGGGGCGGAGAGCACCTCTCTGGTGACTGCCCGTGGCACCTGCATCCCCAACGCCGAGGAGGTGGACGTGCCCATCAAACTGTACTGCAACGGGGACGGGGAGTGGATGGTCCCCATAGGCCGCTGCACCTGCAAGGCTGGCTACGAGCCGGAGAACAACGTGGCCTGCAAAG CCTGCCCGGCCGGGACCTTCAAGGCCAGCCAGGGTGCGGGGCTGTgcgccccgtgcccccccaACAGCCGCTCCAGCGCCGAGGCGTCGCCGCTCTGCGCCTGCCGCAACGGCTACTACCGGGCTGACCTGGACCCGCCGGCGGCCGCCTGCACCA GCGTTCCCTCCGGCCCCCGCAACGTCATCTCCATTGTCAACGAGACCTCCATCATCCTGGAGTGGAACCCGCCGCGGGAGACGGGGGGCCGGGACGACGTCACCTACAACATCGTCTGTAAGAAGTGCCGCTCGGACCGGCGCGCCTGCTCCCGCTGCGACGACAACGTGGAGTTCGTGCCCCGGCAGCTGGGGCTGACAGAGACCCGCGTCTTCATCAGCAGCCTCTGGGCTCACACGCCGTACACCTTCGAGATCCAGGCGGTCAACGGGGTTTCCAACAAGAGCCCCTTCCCGCCCCAGCACGTCTCCGTGAACATCACCACCAACCAAGCCG CACCCTCCACCGTCCCCATCATGCACCAGGTGAGTGCCACCATGAGGAGCATCACGCTGTCCTGGCCGCAGCCGGAGCAGCCCAATGGCATCATCCTGGACTACGAGCTCCGCTACTACGAGAAGGTGAGCCGGATCTGCACGCCCGACGTCAGCAACACCGTGGGCTCGAGGCCAGCAACG GACCACAACGAATACAACTCCTCCATGGCCCGCAGCCAGACCAACACGGCCAGGATCGAGGGGCTGCGCCCCGGCATGGTCTACGTGGTGCAGGTGCGAGCGCGGACGGTGGCCGGCTACGGGAAGTACAGCGGGAAAATGTGCTTCCAGACGCTGACCGATG ATGACTACAAATCCGAGCTGAGGGAGCAGCTGCCGTTGATCGCAGGGTCCGCGGCGGCCGGCGTGGTCTTCATCGTCTCGCTGGTGGCCATCTCCATAGTCTGCAGCAG GAAGCGTGCGTACAGCAAGGAGGCGGTTTACAGCGATAAGTTACAGCACTACAGCACCGGGCGAg GGTCTCCAGGGATGAAGATCTACATCGACCCCTTCACTTACGAGGACCCCAACGAGGCGGTCCGCGAGTTCGCCAAGGAGATCGACGTCTCCTTTGTGAAGATTGAAGAGGTCATTGGAGCAG GGGAGTTTGGAGAAGTGTATAAAGGCCGCCTGAAGCTACCTGGCAAGCGGGAGATCTACGTGGCCATCAAAACGCTCAAAGCTGGCTACTCGGAGAAGCAGCGCCGGGATTTCCTAAGCGAGGCCAGCATCATGGGGCAGTTTGACCACCCCAACATCATCCGTCTGGAAGGGGTGGTGACCAAGAGCCGACCTGTCATGATCATCACAGAGTTCATGGAGAACGGGGCCTTGGACTCCTTCCTACGG CAAAATGACGGGCAGTTCACGGTGATCCAGCTGGTGGGGATGCTCAGAGGAATTGCCGCTGGGATGAAGTACCTTGCAGAGATGAACTATGTCCACCGAGATCTGGCAGCCAGGAACATCCTGGTCAACAGCAACCTAGTGTGCAAAGTGTCAGACTTCGGGCTCTCGCGGTACCTGCAAGACGACACGTCCGACCCCACCTACACCAGCTCCTTA GGTGGGAAGATCCCCGTGCGGTGGACAGCCCCGGAGGCCATTGCCTACCGCAAGTTCACGTCGGCCAGCGACGTCTGGAGCTACGGCATCGTCATGTGGGAGGTGATGTCGTTTGGGGAGAGGCCCTACTGGGACATGTCCAACCAAGAT GTCATCAACGCCATCGAGCAGGACTACCGGCTCCCGCCGCCCATGGACTGCCCGGCCGCCCTGCACCAGCTGATGCTGGACTGCTGGCAGAAGGACCGCAACACCCGGCCTCGCTTCACAGAGATCGTCAACACCCTTGACAAAATGATCCGCAACCCGGCAAGCCTCAAAACTGTGGCTACCATCACCGCTGT GCCTTCTCAGCCCCTCCTCGACCGCTCCATCCCCGATTTCACTGCCTTTACCTCAGTAGAAGACTGGCTGAGCGCCGTCAAGATGAGCCAGTACAGAGACAACTTCCTGAGCGCTGGCTTCACCTCCCTCCAGCTGGTCGCCCAGATGACATCTGA AGACCTCCTGAGAATAGGGGTGACTCTGGCTGGGCACCAGAAGAAGATCCTGAACAGCGTCCAGTCCATGCGAGTGCAGATGAGTCAGTCTCCGACCTCGATGGCGTGA